A part of Vigna radiata var. radiata cultivar VC1973A chromosome 11, Vradiata_ver6, whole genome shotgun sequence genomic DNA contains:
- the LOC106777043 gene encoding UDP-N-acetylglucosamine transferase subunit ALG14 homolog isoform X1 encodes MSALCHIAPLITLSEYTFMIQQQNFGSGEDVSVALTEILNLPPMDKRNGCRFSNVSSIAVFSSAIFVVSLILVRLLYVIYHSRRPLSKRASKPVSTLIILGSGGHTAEMLNLLAVLRKDRFNPRFYIAAATDNMSLEKAQLLENSLATESATSVKHSAQFMKIYRSREVGQSYITSIWTTLIAMVHALWLMIKIRPEVILCNGPGTCIPLCAIAFIFKVVGIKWSSIFYVESIARVRRLSLSGLLLYKFRMADQLFVQWPQLQRQYPRATYVGRLM; translated from the exons ATGTCAGCCCTCTGCCATATCGCACCATTGATAACACTGTCTGAGTACACTTTCAtgattcaacaacaaaactttgGTTCGGg TGAAGATGTAAGTGTAGCTCTGACTGAAATCTTGAACCTACCCCCGATGGACAAACGCAACGGCTGCAGGTTCTCTAATGTGTCTTCAATTGCTGTCTTTTCAAGTGCCATTTTTGTTGTCTCCTTGATTTTGGTTCGTCTCCTTTATGTCATATATCACAGTCGCAGGCCCTTGAGCAAAAGGGCTTCAAAGCCTGTCAGTACCCTCATTATTTTAGGATCAG GTGGTCATACTGCTGAGATGCTTAATCTATTGGCAGTGTTACGGAAAGATAGGTTTAATCCAAGATTCTACATTGCTGCTGCTACTGATAATATGAGTCTTGAAAAAGCTCAGTTGTTGGAAAACTCCCTTGCTACCGAG AGTGCAACGAGCGTCAAACATTCTGCCCAGTTCATGAAGATATATCGGAGTAGGGAAGTTGGTCAATCATATATAACCTCAATTTGGACTACATTAATCGCAATGGTGCATGCGCTGTGGCTAATGATTAAAATTAGACCTGAAGTG ATACTTTGTAATGGACCTGGAACTTGCATTCCCCTCTGtgcaattgcattcatatttaag GTAGTGGGAATCAAATGGTCATCAATTTTCTATGTTGAGAGTATTGCAAGAGTTAGAAGGCTCTCCTTGAGTGGCTTGCTCCTGTACAAGTTCCGGATGGCTGATCAACTTTTTGTTCAGTGGCCACAGCTGCAACGGCAATATCCCCGAGCTACCTATGTTGGTAGACTAATGTAA
- the LOC106776742 gene encoding pentatricopeptide repeat-containing protein At1g63130, mitochondrial has protein sequence MSLTCVRGCGLLRRQRQCFSFVSSSASSALMMEDHVFDESPKSYASFVLDRPVLQVPATRRRYFPLVSRVLKSLSWRVAREVRFWSWVDSHGFPHSINCFRIMVHAFALAGMRLEVFALLRDVVEFCNEANYNTFELFSALLDSPHHVERSGVVFEVLMKVFASNSMLENSLSVFVNAKNVGLEPHIRTCNFLLKCLVEANRAKCVRWFFEELKDRGPSPNIHTYTIMMNFYCSNAGCDSDMRQAAAILGKIYQIGEKPTVVTYSTYIHGLCKVGCVEAALMLIRNLNKQNQPLNSHYFNSVIYGLCKVGCVEAALMLIRNLNIQNQPLNSHYFNSVIYGLCKRSDVGEALQVFVEMKRSGILPDVYSYSILIDTFCKKGDLIKSFDLLDEMQRSQVKPSIVSYTSLIHGLCKNNRSQHAVEIFRRTVASSFKYDQIIYETLIDGFCTQGDVDSAFKLLKKMTCYNWIPSASSYRSLIKGYYKLGLFDQALDVFETMLRNGIWPDTTACNYILDIYFRAGYFNVALTLLKDFEEHGCNLNQHSYNAIICKLCKEGCPERALELLPRMLKRNVPPAFVNYRTLISGFAEQSNIKRAVKLFTRMKEVGITFNIARYTILMSIFSHSGSMQEAYDIFKEMKERGLHPDQISYATLIAGFCNIREWKKAWALFVEMKRVGIMPNVFTYTCMIDGFCKSNRIYFATSLFHEMNRYSVIPDVATYTVLIAWYHKHGDIGQAQKLYDEMKEKGVLPDDIIHNILGLKACKVQEG, from the coding sequence ATGTCGTTAACATGCGTTCGTGGATGTGGTTTGCTTCGCCGCCAACGCCAGTGCTTCAGTTTTGTTTCTTCCTCTGCTTCTTCTGCACTGATGATGGAAGACCACGTGTTTGATGAAAGTCCCAAGTCTTATGCTAGTTTTGTGCTTGACAGGCCTGTGCTCCAAGTTCCCGCAACAAGGAGGCGTTACTTTCCTTTAGTGTCCAGGGTGCTCAAATCACTGAGTTGGAGGGTGGCTAGAGAAGTAAGGTTTTGGAGTTGGGTTGACAGTCATGGGTTTCCTCATTCAATAAATTGTTTTAGGATTATGGTTCATGCGTTTGCTTTGGCCGGGATGCGTTTGGAAGTGTTTGCTTTGCTTCGAGATGTTGTTGAGTTCTGTAACGAGGCCAACTACAACACCTTTGAATTGTTTTCAGCTTTGCTGGATTCACCCCATCATGTTGAAAGATCTGGCGTAGTATTTGAAGTGCTTATGAAAGTGTTTGCATCCAACTCTATGTTGGAAAATTCTCTTAGTGTCTTTGTGAATGCTAAGAATGTTGGACTTGAGCCTCATATAAGGACATGCAATTTCTTGTTGAAATGTTTGGTTGAAGCGAATAGAGCGAAGTGTGTTAGATGGTTTTTTGAGGAATTGAAGGACCGTGGTCCATCGCCAAATATCCACACCTATACAATCATGATGAACTTTTATTGTAGTAATGCTGGGTGTGATTCAGATATGAGACAGGCTGCTGCGATTCTAGGGAAAATATATCAGATTGGGGAAAAACCAACTGTTGTCACGTATAGTACTTATATTCATGGACTTTGTAAAGTTGGTTGTGTTGAGGCAGCGCTGATGTTAATTCGCAATTTGAACAAACAAAATCAGCCTCTCAACagtcattattttaattctgtAATTTATGGGCTTTGTAAAGTTGGTTGTGTTGAGGCAGCGCTGATGTTAATTCGCAATTTGAACATACAAAATCAGCCTCTTAACagtcattattttaattctgtAATTTATGGGCTTTGTAAAAGAAGTGACGTGGGTGAGGCTTTGCAAGTTTTTGTAGAAATGAAGAGGTCTGGGATATTACCAGATGTTTATAGCTACAGCATATTAATTGATACGTTCTGCAAGAAAGGGGACCTAATAAAATCTTTTGACCTGTTGGATGAAATGCAACGCTCCCAGGTAAAACCATCCATTGTTAGCTACACCTCCCTCATCCATGGTCTGTGCAAGAACAATCGGTCACAGCATGCAGTGGAAATATTCCGCAGAACTGTTGCTTCTAGTTTCAAATATGATCAGATTATTTATGAAACTTTAATTGATGGATTTTGCACGCAAGGTGATGTGGATTCAGCCTTCAAGCTTTTAAAGAAGATGACCTGCTATAATTGGATTCCTTCTGCTTCTAGTTACCGCAGTCTAATTAAGGGATACTACAAACTAGGACTATTCGATCAGGCATTGGATGTTTTTGAAACCATGCTACGAAATGGTATTTGGCCAGATACTACCGCATGCAATTATATTCTTGATATATATTTTAGGGCAGGTTACTTCAACGTAGCCTTGACGCTGTTGAAGGACTTCGAAGAACATGGATGTAACCTCAACCAACATTCATATAATGCAATCATCTGTAAACTTTGTAAAGAAGGTTGCCCAGAAAGAGCATTGGAGCTCCTGCCTAGAATGCTTAAAAGGAATGTACCTCCGGCATTTGTTAATTATAGAACTCTTATATCTGGCTTTGCCGAACAGTCAAATATAAAAAGGGCTGTGAAGTTATTCACCAGAATGAAAGAAGTAGGGATCACTTTCAACATTGCCAGATATACAATTCTTATGAGTATATTTAGTCATAGTGGCAGCATGCAAGAAGCATATGACATTTTTAAGGAAATGAAAGAAAGGGGTTTGCATCCAGATCAGATTTCATATGCAACTTTAATAGCTGGCTTTTGTAATATTAGAGAATGGAAAAAGGCCTGGGCATTATTTGTAGAAATGAAGAGGGTAGGCATAATGCCAAATGTATTTACTTATACTTGCATGATTGATGGATTTTGCAAGTCAAACCGGATATATTTTGCCACCTCGCTGTTTCATGAAATGAACAGATATTCAGTTATTCCTGATGTTGCAACTTACACTGTCCTCATTGCTTGGTACCATAAGCATGGGGACATTGGCCAAGCACAGAAGCTATATGATGAAATGAAGGAAAAGGGTGTTTTGCCAGAtgatataattcataatattcTAGGTCTGAAGGCATGTAAAGTTCAAGAAGGTTAG
- the LOC106778002 gene encoding E3 ubiquitin-protein ligase RNF14, whose protein sequence is MRGKQQRGAEDSFFAPNASAAHHNLGSSNHRRPTRRNRGSHQPNLKYRVVNKPEAVSSFNSHSVEDVNLDVTVASLNHHGEDADGAYELNTVDGTDRVAGEEGGDNDDGDGEGDIQTRLDKLLCKIEEPDLSEEQIRINDQLQQDEILVVESIYGENVFGLERWKGLRCFQIHIHIDVLGEIAITAKLNSLNQLETVSSSSDEFLYTFKVHYLPPVVLTCLLPKSYPSHQPPIFTLSVKWLEPAKILRLCSKLDSIWAEQQGQEVIYPWVEWLHGSSLSHLGFDEEITLGPYGMNVVQDERVVSGAECIDIDIPFLRNYNDKRHNENFLKELHQCNICFGEYAGSEFIRLPCMHFFCLKCLQTFARIHVKEGTVSNLQCPEAKCTVMIPPGLLKHLLDDRDYERWESMMLEKTLASMSDVVYCPRCETPCIEDEDQHAQCPKCYFSFCTLCRERRHVGIACMSLDMKLQILQDRQNSSHLKEDQKRREREKINEMLSMKEIHRDSKLCPSCDMAISRTEGCNKMKCGNCEQYFCYRCNKAIDPSDPYGHFRDGSCELFPREMVESWQERINNRQVVGQLQAELFPQRGLTCPNCRQFNAKIGNNNHLFCWACQSHYCYLCKEIVRRGTKHYGPKGCKQHSEG, encoded by the exons ATGAGAGGGAAACAGCAACGTGGAGCGGAAGACTCGTTCTTCGCTCCAAACGCTTCTGCCGCTCACCACAATTTGGGCTCATCAAACCACCGCAGGCCCACACGTAGGAACCGAGGCTCACACCAACCGAACTTGAAATACCGTGTCGTGAATAAGCCTGAAGCGGTTTCTTCCTTCAACTCTCACTCCGTTGAGGATGTCAACCTGGACGTAACTGTCGCATCCCTAAATCACCATGGCGAGGACGCGGACGGTGCCTACGAGCTTAACACCGTTGACGGCACTGATCGCGTGGCTGGGGAAGAAGGCGGCGATAACGATGATGGTGATGGAGAGGGCGATATTCAGACCAGACTTGATAAGCTGCTCTGTAAAATCGAGGAACCTGATTTGTCCGAGGAGCAGATCAGAATCAATGATCAATTGCAACAAGATGAG ATACTTGTGGTGGAGTCAATTTATGGAGAAAATGTTTTCGGCCTTGAGAGATGGAAAGGCTTGCGTTGTTTTCAG ATACATATACACATTGATGTTTTGGGTGAAATAGCCATCACTGCTAAGTTGAACTCTCTTAATCAACTTGAGACTGTAAGCAGCAGTTCAGATGAATTCTTATACACTTTCAAAGTCCACTATCTTCCCCCGGTTGTTTTGACTTGTTTATTACCTAAGTCGTACCCTAGCCACCAACCACCTATTTTTACACTCTCTGTTAAGTGGTTGGAACCTGCGAAGATTCTGAGACTGTGTTCCAAGTTGGATTCAATATGGGCTGAACAACAAGGGCAGGAAGTAATTTACCCTTGGGTAGAATGGTTGCATGGTTCTTCTCTTTCTCATCTGGGATTTGATGAAGAAATCACACTTGGGCCTTATGGCATGAATGTTGTCCAGGATGAGCGTGTTGTTTCAGGAGCTGAATGCATTGATATTGATATTCCTTTTTTACGTAATTACAATGATAAGAGACACAATGAGAACTTCctcaaagaattacatcaatGTAACATTTGCTTTGGTGAATATGCAG GTTCTGAGTTTATCCGGTTACCATGTATGCATTTTTTTTGCCTCAAATGCTTGCAGACCTTTGCCCGGATACATGTAAAGGAAGGAACTGTTAGTAATCTTCAATGTCCTGAAGCAAAATGTACAGTCATGATTCCACCTGGCCTTTTAAAACACTTGCTAGATGACAGAGATTATGAGCGCTGGGAATCCATGATGTTGGAAAAAACACTTGCATCAATGTCTGATGTTGTTTATTGTCCAAGATGTGAAACCCCCTGTATAGAGGATGAAGACCAGCATGCTCAATGCCcaaaatgttattttagtttttgtaccCTTTGCAGGGAACGACGCCACGTTGGCATAGCATGCATGAGTCTAGATATGAAGCTTCAGATTTTGCAG GACCGTCAGAATTCATCCCATTTAAAGGAAGATCAAAAACGTAGAGAACGTGAAAAGATTAATGAAATGCTCAGTATGAAAGAAATTCACCGTGATTCCAAGCTATGCCCTTCTTGTGACATGGCAATTTCTCGAACTGAAGGTTGTAACAAGATGAAATGTGGAAATTGTGAACAATACTTTTGTTACCGCTGCAACAAGGCAATTGATCCATCAGATCCTTATGGTCATTTCAG GGATGGTTCATGTGAGCTGTTCccaagagaaatggttgagtcCTGGCAAGAGCGAATAAATAATCGTCAGGTAGTAGGACAATTACAGGCTGAGCTTTTTCCTCAACGAGGCTTGACATGTCCTAATTGTCGTCAATTTAATGCAAAG aTTGGAAACAATAATCACTTGTTTTGCTGGGCATGCCAAAGCCACTACTGCTACTTGTGCAAAGAGATTGTGAGGCGCGGCACCAAGCATTATGGACCCAAGGGCTGCAAACAGCATTCCGAGGGCTAG
- the LOC106777043 gene encoding UDP-N-acetylglucosamine transferase subunit ALG14 homolog isoform X2, translating to MSALCHIAPLITLSEYTFMIQQQNFGSGEDVSVALTEILNLPPMDKRNGCSRRPLSKRASKPVSTLIILGSGGHTAEMLNLLAVLRKDRFNPRFYIAAATDNMSLEKAQLLENSLATESATSVKHSAQFMKIYRSREVGQSYITSIWTTLIAMVHALWLMIKIRPEVILCNGPGTCIPLCAIAFIFKVVGIKWSSIFYVESIARVRRLSLSGLLLYKFRMADQLFVQWPQLQRQYPRATYVGRLM from the exons ATGTCAGCCCTCTGCCATATCGCACCATTGATAACACTGTCTGAGTACACTTTCAtgattcaacaacaaaactttgGTTCGGg TGAAGATGTAAGTGTAGCTCTGACTGAAATCTTGAACCTACCCCCGATGGACAAACGCAACGGCTGCAG TCGCAGGCCCTTGAGCAAAAGGGCTTCAAAGCCTGTCAGTACCCTCATTATTTTAGGATCAG GTGGTCATACTGCTGAGATGCTTAATCTATTGGCAGTGTTACGGAAAGATAGGTTTAATCCAAGATTCTACATTGCTGCTGCTACTGATAATATGAGTCTTGAAAAAGCTCAGTTGTTGGAAAACTCCCTTGCTACCGAG AGTGCAACGAGCGTCAAACATTCTGCCCAGTTCATGAAGATATATCGGAGTAGGGAAGTTGGTCAATCATATATAACCTCAATTTGGACTACATTAATCGCAATGGTGCATGCGCTGTGGCTAATGATTAAAATTAGACCTGAAGTG ATACTTTGTAATGGACCTGGAACTTGCATTCCCCTCTGtgcaattgcattcatatttaag GTAGTGGGAATCAAATGGTCATCAATTTTCTATGTTGAGAGTATTGCAAGAGTTAGAAGGCTCTCCTTGAGTGGCTTGCTCCTGTACAAGTTCCGGATGGCTGATCAACTTTTTGTTCAGTGGCCACAGCTGCAACGGCAATATCCCCGAGCTACCTATGTTGGTAGACTAATGTAA
- the LOC106777043 gene encoding UDP-N-acetylglucosamine transferase subunit ALG14 homolog isoform X3: MDKRNGCRFSNVSSIAVFSSAIFVVSLILVRLLYVIYHSRRPLSKRASKPVSTLIILGSGGHTAEMLNLLAVLRKDRFNPRFYIAAATDNMSLEKAQLLENSLATESATSVKHSAQFMKIYRSREVGQSYITSIWTTLIAMVHALWLMIKIRPEVILCNGPGTCIPLCAIAFIFKVVGIKWSSIFYVESIARVRRLSLSGLLLYKFRMADQLFVQWPQLQRQYPRATYVGRLM, encoded by the exons ATGGACAAACGCAACGGCTGCAGGTTCTCTAATGTGTCTTCAATTGCTGTCTTTTCAAGTGCCATTTTTGTTGTCTCCTTGATTTTGGTTCGTCTCCTTTATGTCATATATCACAGTCGCAGGCCCTTGAGCAAAAGGGCTTCAAAGCCTGTCAGTACCCTCATTATTTTAGGATCAG GTGGTCATACTGCTGAGATGCTTAATCTATTGGCAGTGTTACGGAAAGATAGGTTTAATCCAAGATTCTACATTGCTGCTGCTACTGATAATATGAGTCTTGAAAAAGCTCAGTTGTTGGAAAACTCCCTTGCTACCGAG AGTGCAACGAGCGTCAAACATTCTGCCCAGTTCATGAAGATATATCGGAGTAGGGAAGTTGGTCAATCATATATAACCTCAATTTGGACTACATTAATCGCAATGGTGCATGCGCTGTGGCTAATGATTAAAATTAGACCTGAAGTG ATACTTTGTAATGGACCTGGAACTTGCATTCCCCTCTGtgcaattgcattcatatttaag GTAGTGGGAATCAAATGGTCATCAATTTTCTATGTTGAGAGTATTGCAAGAGTTAGAAGGCTCTCCTTGAGTGGCTTGCTCCTGTACAAGTTCCGGATGGCTGATCAACTTTTTGTTCAGTGGCCACAGCTGCAACGGCAATATCCCCGAGCTACCTATGTTGGTAGACTAATGTAA